DNA from Dehalococcoidia bacterium:
CGGCTCGATACCCGGCTCCTACCCGGATGCGGTGCGTGTCGAGGCGACCCAGCGCTACCCCGTCCGATAGGCCAGGGCCAACGCGCCGGCACCCGCCAGCAGACAATAGACACCAAACAGCCAGAAGCGGCGCCCATCCAGCCACCGCAGGAGCCATCCAATGGCGACCCACCCAGAAACCCCAGCCACCACCGAGGCCCCCACCACCTCTCCCCACGAGGCGGTAAGACTCGGCGATGTCAAGGCCTCCTGGCCCAGTTGGTAGGTGGTAGCCCCCAGGATGGTGGGCAAGGCCAGGAAGAAGGAGAAACGCGCTGCCTGCATAGGGGCCGTGCCGGCCCAGAGGGCGGCGGCGATGGTCATCCCACTGCGGGAGACGCCGGGGAAAAGGGCCAACCCCTGGGCTATACCCACCAGAACCGCCCCCCACCAGCCGGGGGTATCACCGCTCCCCGCCCGGCGCAGACGCCACTGGGTCGCCAGCAACACCAC
Protein-coding regions in this window:
- a CDS encoding undecaprenyl-diphosphate phosphatase, with the protein product MDALAAALVLGLVQGLTEFLPISSSGHLVLGEHLLNYHPPGLALEAAVHLATLGAIMAYYRGRLVRSLVQERGFWAQVGIAFLVTAAMGLFLRSRVEAGFASLAMTGVGWLFSGVVLLATQWRLRRAGSGDTPGWWGAVLVGIAQGLALFPGVSRSGMTIAAALWAGTAPMQAARFSFFLALPTILGATTYQLGQEALTSPSLTASWGEVVGASVVAGVSGWVAIGWLLRWLDGRRFWLFGVYCLLAGAGALALAYRTG